The nucleotide sequence ATGTACGACCGGCGCATCGTGGCGCTGGTCTCGCTCGCGGTCGCGCTCGGCGGCGCCACGACGCTCACCGTGTTGGCCCGGCTCGGCATGATCACGCCCGAGCGTCTGCTCGCGCTGTGCTTCGTGATCGGCAGCGGCATGGCGCTGATGGGTCCGGCCTGGCAGTCCTCGGTGAGCGAGCAGGTGCCGCCGGAGACGTTGCCGGCGGCGGTCGCGCTCAACGGCATCAGCTACAACATCGCGCGCAGCTTTGGCCCGGCGATCGGCGGCGTCATCGTGGCCGCCGCAGGCGCGGTCGCCGCGTTTGCCGCGAACGCCCTGTTGTATCTGCCGCTGCTGGCGGCGCTGTTTCTGTGGCGGCGCGTGGTCGAGCCGAGCCGGCTGCCGCGCGAGCCGCTCAACCGCGCCATCGTCTCCGGCGTCCGCTACATCATCCATTCGCCGTCGATCCGCATCGTGCTGATCCGCACCCTCGTCACCGGCATCATCGGCGGCTCGATCTCGGCGCTGATGCCGCTGGTGGCGCGCGACCTGCTGCATGGCGGCGCGCAGACCTACGGCATCATGCTCGGCGCGTTCGGCATGGGCGCCGTGGTCGGCGCGCTCAACATCGGCGAGATCAGGAAGCGGCTGTCGGGCGAGGCCGCGATCCGCACCTGCGCGCTGACCCTGGGGGCTGCGACGGCTGCGGTGGGGCTGAGCGGCGAGCCGGTGCTGACGGCCGCGGCGCTGGTCATCGCCGGCGCCGTCTGGATGCTCGCGGTCGCGCTGTTCAACATCGGCGTGCAGCTGTCGGCGCCGCGCTGGGTCGCGGGCCGCGCGCTGGCGGCGTTCCAGGCGGCGATATCAGGCGGCATCGCGATCGGCAGCTGGGGCTGGGGCCGTCTCACCGACGCCGCCGGCGTCGAGGTGGCGCTGCTGGTCTCGGGCGCGCTGATGATCGCCTCGCCGCTGCTCGGCCTGTGGCTGCGCATGCCGCCGATCGGCGCCCGCAACGAGGACGGCGAGACCCTGGCCGATCCCGAGGTGCAGCTGGAGCTGACGCCGCGCTCGGGGCCGCTGGTGGTCGA is from Bradyrhizobium sp. ORS 285 and encodes:
- a CDS encoding MFS transporter; the protein is MNAPPKRELFAAESIAAPLKHIVFRRIWLASLLSNLGLLIQAVGAAWAMTQMTSSADKVALVQTALMLPVMFISMPAGAVADMYDRRIVALVSLAVALGGATTLTVLARLGMITPERLLALCFVIGSGMALMGPAWQSSVSEQVPPETLPAAVALNGISYNIARSFGPAIGGVIVAAAGAVAAFAANALLYLPLLAALFLWRRVVEPSRLPREPLNRAIVSGVRYIIHSPSIRIVLIRTLVTGIIGGSISALMPLVARDLLHGGAQTYGIMLGAFGMGAVVGALNIGEIRKRLSGEAAIRTCALTLGAATAAVGLSGEPVLTAAALVIAGAVWMLAVALFNIGVQLSAPRWVAGRALAAFQAAISGGIAIGSWGWGRLTDAAGVEVALLVSGALMIASPLLGLWLRMPPIGARNEDGETLADPEVQLELTPRSGPLVVEIEYRVAEDTARAFHDLMQEVQLSRQRNGAYGWSIARDIADPELWTERYHCPTWIDYLRQRNRSTRAERELHKRAIDFHIGADPVRIRRMLERPFGSVRGRDDIDRTAEQAPAVASTARSGP